One region of Polynucleobacter sp. MWH-Aus1W21 genomic DNA includes:
- a CDS encoding cytochrome b/b6 domain-containing protein has product MNITDKKHSVLVWDFPVRVFHWLLVVSFAGAWITSESEAQQMFHYAFGYSACGLILFRIIWGIVGTKYARFTQFCKGPVETIRHIKSLLSGSQHHGLGHNPAGALAMITLMVLVLLIGLTGYWSVKELFADLANEAHEAIASLAMGIVVVHVAAAIIMSFMQKENLIQAMVTGKKQGNQDQGIRFPMYFVGIGLIVAWIYTFYLVVRGSLPALTQ; this is encoded by the coding sequence ATGAATATCACTGATAAAAAACATTCTGTTCTGGTTTGGGATTTTCCGGTCAGAGTATTCCATTGGCTATTGGTAGTTTCATTTGCGGGTGCCTGGATAACTTCCGAGAGTGAAGCTCAGCAAATGTTTCATTATGCATTTGGCTATTCAGCTTGTGGGTTGATTCTATTCAGGATTATTTGGGGAATAGTTGGTACTAAATATGCACGTTTTACCCAATTTTGTAAGGGGCCAGTAGAAACTATTCGCCACATCAAATCTTTATTGTCGGGCAGCCAGCATCATGGACTGGGGCACAACCCAGCAGGTGCTTTAGCAATGATTACATTAATGGTATTGGTCCTTCTAATTGGATTAACCGGGTATTGGAGTGTTAAAGAGCTATTCGCTGATTTAGCGAATGAGGCACATGAAGCCATTGCTAGCCTAGCAATGGGTATTGTTGTCGTCCATGTGGCAGCAGCAATCATCATGAGCTTTATGCAGAAAGAAAATTTAATTCAAGCTATGGTTACGGGCAAAAAACAAGGCAACCAAGACCAGGGAATTAGATTTCCAATGTACTTTGTGGGTATTGGTCTAATAGTTGCATGGATTTACACTTTTTATCTAGTGGTCAGAGGTTCTTTACCTGCATTGACTCAGTAA
- a CDS encoding cytochrome c5 family protein, translating to MKKIKLTLSIFFGLFLSGPAFAIDKNSSGEQIYKEVCSVCHTAGVANAPKLGDQNSWKKLIGEGQVIITAHGYVGVRAMPPKGGRQDLSVEQFAEALNFMVNKSGGNWSTPDKPMLDKINIEISNRKKTQ from the coding sequence TTGAAGAAGATCAAACTTACTTTATCTATATTTTTTGGACTTTTTTTATCGGGCCCTGCTTTTGCCATTGATAAGAATAGTAGTGGAGAACAAATTTATAAAGAGGTGTGCTCTGTTTGCCATACGGCCGGGGTAGCAAATGCCCCTAAGCTGGGTGATCAAAATTCCTGGAAAAAATTAATAGGTGAGGGGCAAGTGATTATTACTGCTCATGGCTATGTTGGTGTGAGGGCTATGCCTCCTAAAGGCGGCAGGCAAGATTTATCGGTTGAACAATTTGCTGAAGCCTTAAACTTTATGGTGAACAAATCTGGTGGTAATTGGTCTACGCCAGATAAGCCCATGCTTGACAAAATCAACATCGAAATTTCAAACCGAAAAAAGACACAGTAA
- a CDS encoding GGDEF domain-containing protein, giving the protein MLIAATLYAFSLCLQIAAAAYAINLFFRARAYRLACGFLALGLGLMTGRRISPLLHVLDNGHINLVDAALSIPISLLLLLGMFQFKNLLIDLEEKNYVLDKLSKTDSLTLALSRAETIARSELEIKKALRSKKDISFLMLDIDHFKVVNDTYGHPIGDQVLIALVKESLKELREIDICGRVGGEEFLIVLPETTKQEAFKVAERLREHIACQPLTSSLGNEIYITISIGISVFDPNRDKGTECRPIFKKYYAACDQAMYQAKKAGRNQTYS; this is encoded by the coding sequence ATGCTTATAGCGGCCACTCTTTATGCGTTTTCCCTGTGTCTTCAGATTGCTGCTGCTGCGTATGCTATCAATTTATTTTTCCGCGCCCGCGCTTACCGCTTAGCTTGCGGATTCCTTGCTCTTGGTCTGGGGTTAATGACGGGAAGGCGCATCTCTCCTTTGCTTCACGTACTTGATAACGGACATATAAATCTGGTAGATGCAGCGCTCTCCATTCCAATTTCACTTCTGCTTTTATTAGGAATGTTTCAGTTTAAAAATTTATTAATTGACCTTGAAGAAAAAAATTATGTCCTAGATAAGCTCTCAAAGACAGATTCATTAACTTTAGCACTGAGTCGCGCTGAAACCATCGCAAGATCTGAGCTGGAGATTAAAAAAGCGTTAAGAAGCAAAAAAGATATTTCTTTTTTAATGCTTGATATTGATCACTTCAAAGTTGTAAATGATACTTACGGACATCCCATTGGGGATCAAGTATTAATTGCTCTAGTAAAAGAAAGCCTGAAGGAATTACGCGAAATTGATATCTGTGGTCGAGTGGGTGGTGAGGAGTTTTTAATAGTATTGCCAGAAACCACCAAACAAGAGGCATTCAAAGTTGCAGAAAGGTTGCGGGAGCATATTGCATGCCAACCACTTACAAGCTCTCTCGGCAATGAAATTTATATAACTATCAGTATTGGAATTTCTGTGTTTGACCCAAATCGTGATAAGGGTACAGAGTGTAGGCCTATCTTTAAAAAATATTACGCTGCTTGTGACCAAGCAATGTATCAAGCAAAAAAAGCAGGCAGAAATCAAACCTACAGCTAA
- a CDS encoding HD domain-containing phosphohydrolase, whose amino-acid sequence MSTDNQKPVDLPTPAMKQELEKRGWALSALSEAAAALARADSTDLLVAEVCSAIAAQGPYVLAWVGKAENDENKTVQVMGGAGSALAYIENIVVSWSDKNISGMGPGGLAIRTGKSSVVVDSELDEGFIAWRELARKFGIRSAIGCPIPDGEARPFGVLLVYSKVPNAFGGSEVQLFESLAQEIGFGLRSIERQHKLDGEIHEKQQTQERLANALKATIEAMARTMEWRDPYTAGHQKRVASISTAIARQMGWDDNAIQALYMAAMVHDIGKVAVPSEILTKPTRLTDLEMQMVQGHVESGYQILKDIPFPWPIADMVRQHHERLDGSGYPHGLKGDQICLEARILAVADTIEAMATHRPYRAARGLSAAMDEVRSEAGEKLDAKVVDAAFELMDANNTLQKLSEAE is encoded by the coding sequence ATGAGTACAGATAATCAAAAGCCCGTAGATTTGCCAACCCCAGCCATGAAGCAGGAGTTAGAAAAGAGGGGTTGGGCATTATCAGCTTTATCAGAAGCTGCTGCTGCGTTAGCTAGAGCAGATTCAACAGACTTACTGGTTGCAGAAGTTTGCAGTGCTATTGCTGCACAGGGTCCATATGTTCTCGCATGGGTTGGCAAGGCTGAGAATGATGAAAATAAAACCGTGCAGGTAATGGGCGGCGCTGGTTCTGCGTTAGCTTATATTGAAAATATCGTCGTAAGTTGGTCCGATAAAAATATTTCCGGCATGGGCCCTGGAGGTTTAGCCATTCGCACTGGTAAGTCCAGTGTTGTAGTGGACTCTGAGTTGGATGAAGGATTTATCGCTTGGAGAGAGCTAGCCCGAAAATTTGGCATTCGATCTGCAATTGGATGTCCAATACCAGATGGAGAAGCACGCCCTTTTGGAGTTTTATTGGTTTACTCAAAAGTGCCCAATGCTTTTGGTGGGTCTGAGGTGCAATTATTTGAAAGCTTAGCGCAAGAAATTGGTTTTGGTCTCAGGTCGATTGAACGACAGCATAAGCTAGATGGTGAAATTCACGAAAAGCAACAAACACAAGAACGTCTAGCTAATGCCCTAAAAGCAACCATTGAAGCGATGGCGAGAACCATGGAATGGCGAGATCCTTATACAGCCGGCCATCAAAAAAGAGTAGCTTCCATTTCAACTGCAATTGCCAGGCAAATGGGATGGGATGATAACGCGATTCAAGCTCTTTATATGGCAGCCATGGTTCATGACATTGGTAAAGTGGCCGTACCATCGGAGATCTTAACTAAGCCGACAAGGCTAACGGATCTTGAAATGCAAATGGTTCAAGGCCATGTTGAATCAGGCTACCAAATCCTAAAAGATATTCCTTTTCCATGGCCAATTGCAGATATGGTTAGACAGCATCATGAGCGTCTTGATGGCAGCGGATATCCGCATGGACTCAAAGGTGATCAGATTTGCCTAGAAGCAAGAATTCTAGCTGTAGCCGATACGATTGAGGCAATGGCAACGCATCGACCTTATCGCGCTGCGCGCGGCCTTAGTGCTGCCATGGATGAGGTTCGCTCCGAAGCCGGTGAAAAGCTAGATGCAAAAGTGGTTGATGCTGCTTTTGAGTTGATGGATGCAAATAACACTTTGCAAAAACTATCTGAAGCTGAATAA
- a CDS encoding glycosyltransferase family 2 protein, with translation MAVYITVHTKFVIASIVGLAWGSFSIWYSQPWFLDLSVHVGPFLAFFLITFIAIIPGCMNAFVFTSLLLDKRPPVIEDQKNPEVTILIAAFNEGMAIDSTLEGIRKQNYLGPMRVIVVDDGSTDNTSDVVRSKQATNPNIELISLTKNGGKAAALNQGLKISKSAIVISVDADSYLHVDAIKNLVGRFISDPLNTKAVAGEILIRNSRTNWITKAQEWDYFLGIASIKRIQSLFQGTLVAQGAFSLYDRNALNEVGGWPGMVGEDIVLTWKLLLAGYRVGHAEDAIAFTNCPETLKAFIKQRQRWSRGLIESFKVNPMILLKPRLSTIYIWWNTMFPFMDIAYSLGFIPGLVLACFGYFWIVGPMTLSILPMALALNLYMYSRSQSMFSKEHLKVRANIFGFLFYVFAYGLILQPACVYGYFSELFNLNKTWGTK, from the coding sequence ATGGCAGTTTATATAACGGTTCATACCAAGTTCGTCATCGCCTCAATTGTTGGCCTAGCATGGGGATCCTTTTCTATTTGGTACTCTCAGCCTTGGTTTCTAGATCTTTCAGTACATGTAGGCCCCTTCCTAGCATTTTTCTTAATTACGTTTATCGCCATAATTCCTGGGTGCATGAATGCATTTGTATTTACATCCCTACTACTGGATAAAAGGCCGCCAGTTATTGAAGATCAAAAGAACCCAGAAGTTACGATTTTGATTGCAGCATTCAATGAAGGGATGGCCATAGATTCCACGCTCGAAGGAATTAGAAAGCAAAATTATCTTGGGCCAATGCGAGTAATTGTCGTTGATGATGGATCTACCGATAACACAAGTGATGTTGTGAGATCTAAACAGGCAACCAATCCAAATATAGAATTAATTAGCCTGACTAAAAATGGCGGAAAAGCTGCTGCACTGAATCAGGGATTAAAGATTTCCAAAAGTGCAATTGTGATTTCTGTTGATGCTGATAGCTATCTTCATGTTGACGCCATTAAAAATTTAGTCGGACGATTTATATCAGATCCATTAAATACCAAAGCAGTTGCCGGTGAAATTCTTATACGAAATTCACGGACTAATTGGATTACCAAAGCTCAAGAGTGGGATTATTTTTTAGGCATTGCCAGCATTAAGAGAATTCAATCCCTATTTCAGGGGACTCTAGTAGCTCAGGGTGCATTTTCTTTATATGACCGAAATGCATTGAATGAAGTTGGAGGCTGGCCTGGGATGGTTGGTGAAGATATTGTCTTGACTTGGAAGCTTCTGCTTGCTGGTTATCGAGTTGGTCATGCTGAAGATGCAATCGCCTTTACTAACTGTCCAGAGACTCTCAAAGCCTTTATCAAACAAAGACAGCGCTGGTCTCGCGGGCTAATTGAGTCATTTAAGGTTAATCCGATGATTCTGCTAAAACCCCGTTTATCTACCATCTATATTTGGTGGAATACGATGTTTCCGTTTATGGATATTGCTTATTCTCTCGGGTTTATTCCTGGTTTGGTGCTTGCTTGTTTTGGGTATTTTTGGATAGTGGGACCAATGACTCTCTCCATCTTACCGATGGCATTGGCTCTCAACCTATACATGTATTCGAGAAGTCAAAGCATGTTTAGTAAAGAACATCTAAAGGTACGTGCCAATATATTTGGATTTTTATTTTATGTTTTTGCTTACGGCCTGATATTGCAGCCAGCGTGTGTTTATGGTTATTTCTCTGAGTTATTTAATTTAAATAAGACTTGGGGTACAAAGTGA
- a CDS encoding DUF5681 domain-containing protein — protein sequence MPKKLFIKGQSGNPKGKPRGVRHATTQISYALMEGNLEAVLATVIERAKSGDMAACRMIIDKVLPNTKDRPIALDLPSINDLEGVGKAQSEILQAVADGDITPSEGEKIASIVEARRRSIETIDLEGRISRLEVQK from the coding sequence ATGCCCAAAAAGTTATTTATTAAAGGCCAGTCAGGTAATCCAAAGGGAAAGCCAAGGGGTGTACGTCACGCAACAACTCAGATAAGTTATGCGCTCATGGAAGGTAATTTAGAAGCGGTATTGGCAACCGTGATTGAAAGGGCCAAAAGTGGCGATATGGCAGCTTGTCGGATGATCATAGACAAGGTGCTACCAAACACCAAAGACCGCCCTATCGCTCTAGATTTGCCTTCAATAAACGATCTGGAAGGTGTTGGTAAAGCACAATCAGAAATTCTTCAGGCGGTGGCTGATGGGGACATTACACCAAGCGAAGGCGAGAAGATTGCATCAATTGTTGAGGCAAGAAGAAGGTCGATTGAAACAATCGATTTGGAAGGTCGGATAAGCCGTCTGGAAGTGCAAAAATGA
- a CDS encoding DNA polymerase: MEPCDGKDYEFIFLDFEYRQIDGVEGNPIEVICMVALNSSTNKYTKLWADDLATMSNHPFGNNAKTILVAYYASAEMACFQALGWRWPINILDLFVEFKNMTNGLVMPMGHSLLGAMKAFKLPAIESEHKDAMRNLALRGKPYSDLEKTALIEYCQSDVDALSQLFTAMATRIDLPRALIRGQYSIPLAQMEGHGSPIDLEAYQGLRDNWDDIKLELIRQIDKDYDVYENGSFRQSKFEAYLLKEEIVWPRQASGKLKLDEETFKLMAQIHPVISPLRQLRDSLSKFRLNSLQVGADGRNRCLISPYSSSTGRNQPSTSKFIFGLAKWARGLIQPHPGYAIAYIDWSQQEFGVAAALSGDKNMMAAYHSGDPYLTFAKQAGAVPLDATKASHHKEREQYKACVLATQYGMGSEALALRLKQPLLRAKQLLKAHRHVYKQFWNWSDQYYNRAVNANKACTVFGWSLRVKSDVNPRSLRNFPMQANSAEMLRIACILIAKENIKICAPVHDAILIESKLEDIERDVQIAQSRMKEASRIILDGFELSSEADIYRHPQRFLNESSEEFWHKVMSIKAHLLMPSVA; the protein is encoded by the coding sequence ATGGAGCCCTGTGATGGTAAAGATTACGAATTCATCTTCCTTGATTTTGAGTATCGACAAATTGACGGGGTTGAAGGCAACCCCATAGAAGTCATTTGCATGGTCGCCCTAAATTCATCTACGAATAAATACACAAAATTATGGGCAGATGATCTCGCAACCATGAGCAATCATCCGTTTGGTAATAACGCTAAAACGATATTAGTGGCCTACTACGCAAGCGCTGAAATGGCCTGCTTCCAAGCGCTTGGTTGGAGATGGCCAATTAACATCTTGGACCTGTTTGTTGAATTTAAAAACATGACCAATGGGCTTGTGATGCCAATGGGCCATTCACTACTTGGGGCAATGAAAGCATTCAAGCTACCGGCAATTGAATCCGAACACAAAGATGCCATGAGAAATCTAGCCCTTCGGGGCAAGCCCTATAGCGATCTTGAAAAAACGGCCTTAATTGAATACTGCCAGAGTGATGTTGATGCACTTTCGCAATTATTCACAGCCATGGCAACAAGAATTGACCTGCCAAGAGCCCTGATCCGCGGGCAGTACAGCATCCCATTAGCCCAAATGGAGGGTCACGGTTCTCCTATAGATCTCGAAGCCTATCAAGGGCTGCGCGATAACTGGGATGACATCAAGTTAGAACTCATCAGGCAAATCGACAAGGACTACGACGTTTACGAAAATGGCTCGTTCCGCCAATCCAAGTTCGAGGCCTATCTACTTAAAGAGGAAATCGTATGGCCACGCCAAGCATCGGGTAAGTTAAAGTTAGATGAAGAAACATTTAAACTCATGGCGCAGATCCACCCTGTCATTTCGCCGCTTCGTCAACTTAGGGATAGCCTCTCTAAATTTAGACTTAACTCACTACAAGTGGGTGCTGATGGCCGTAACAGATGTCTAATTTCACCTTATAGCTCTTCAACAGGAAGAAACCAGCCCTCAACCAGTAAATTTATCTTTGGGCTCGCTAAGTGGGCGCGGGGACTAATCCAGCCTCATCCTGGTTATGCAATTGCGTATATCGACTGGTCCCAACAAGAATTTGGGGTTGCCGCAGCTCTGTCCGGCGATAAAAACATGATGGCCGCGTACCATAGCGGAGATCCATATCTAACTTTCGCAAAGCAAGCTGGAGCAGTACCGCTAGACGCTACCAAGGCCTCGCATCACAAAGAGCGAGAACAATATAAGGCTTGCGTACTAGCAACGCAATACGGTATGGGCTCAGAGGCTCTGGCGCTAAGACTAAAACAACCCCTACTTCGCGCTAAACAGTTATTAAAAGCACATAGACACGTCTATAAGCAATTTTGGAATTGGTCTGACCAGTATTACAACAGGGCCGTCAATGCCAATAAAGCATGCACAGTATTTGGCTGGAGCTTGCGCGTTAAATCGGACGTTAATCCGAGAAGCCTTAGGAACTTTCCCATGCAGGCCAATTCGGCGGAGATGCTCAGAATTGCTTGCATTTTGATAGCAAAAGAAAATATCAAAATCTGCGCGCCCGTACACGATGCGATTCTCATTGAATCCAAACTTGAAGATATTGAGCGAGATGTGCAAATAGCGCAATCCCGCATGAAGGAAGCAAGTAGGATTATTTTGGATGGATTTGAATTAAGTAGTGAGGCAGATATTTACAGACACCCACAGCGATTTCTAAATGAATCAAGTGAAGAGTTCTGGCACAAAGTCATGTCAATCAAAGCGCATCTCTTAATGCCATCAGTCGCATAG
- a CDS encoding site-specific integrase, which yields MDKVLFGDTATKLIAAYKGPDHSFVTRSKFWIEQLGNKPWVDITPEDIERALGVYMAAGKSKVIRSGKPPNVIRRVVSTGEPLAPATINKLLMAFPSLTKMAKERYLLPRSYQSPTKFVTKQREDNARYIEITKDEIDRLILVAGLARWKPLPAIIATAASTGLRLGNLRKLKWSDINFERKLISVPTSKNGSAYSCALSPSALEQLQRLKRAQHQPSDLVFGKHYFVRSYKSAVKDAGLEKKLTCFHLLRHVAASLLSQANANEATVMAQLGQKSPSMARRYSHLSNQHLIDAVSRAWS from the coding sequence ATGGATAAGGTTCTTTTTGGCGATACCGCCACTAAGCTGATCGCAGCCTACAAGGGCCCCGATCATTCTTTTGTTACCCGCAGTAAATTTTGGATTGAGCAGCTTGGCAATAAGCCATGGGTCGATATCACTCCCGAGGATATAGAGCGCGCGCTCGGTGTCTACATGGCTGCCGGCAAATCCAAAGTTATTCGCTCGGGCAAGCCGCCTAATGTCATTAGACGTGTTGTATCGACTGGCGAGCCTTTGGCACCTGCAACCATCAACAAACTTCTGATGGCCTTCCCAAGCCTAACTAAGATGGCAAAGGAACGCTACCTACTTCCTCGCTCATATCAATCACCCACAAAGTTTGTCACCAAGCAACGTGAAGATAATGCGCGCTATATCGAAATTACAAAGGACGAGATTGATAGGCTGATTTTGGTCGCCGGATTAGCCCGATGGAAGCCTCTACCGGCCATTATTGCCACGGCCGCCAGTACAGGCCTGCGCCTTGGGAATTTACGCAAACTAAAGTGGTCTGATATCAATTTTGAACGGAAATTGATCAGTGTGCCAACATCTAAGAACGGCTCGGCCTACTCCTGTGCCCTCTCGCCAAGCGCTTTGGAGCAACTTCAAAGGCTAAAGCGGGCCCAGCACCAACCCTCTGACCTAGTCTTTGGAAAGCACTATTTTGTAAGGTCATATAAGTCCGCTGTGAAAGACGCAGGTCTCGAAAAAAAGCTCACCTGCTTCCACCTCCTGCGCCATGTGGCAGCCAGCCTGCTATCACAAGCTAATGCGAATGAGGCCACAGTAATGGCTCAGCTTGGGCAAAAAAGCCCCTCTATGGCGAGGCGCTATAGTCACCTAAGTAACCAACATTTAATCGATGCTGTATCGAGAGCCTGGAGCTAA
- the thiD gene encoding bifunctional hydroxymethylpyrimidine kinase/phosphomethylpyrimidine kinase, which translates to MKSQLPTSVQIPKVLTIAGSDSGGGAGLQADLKVITALGGYGMSVITAITAQNTLGVTRIQDVDLDVVESQIDAVLLDIGVDIVKIGMLASPEIVKTVAKSLRKHGVKRIVLDPVLRATSGASLGGDDTAQAMISELFPLSILVTPNLDEASLLLGRDIAGPNEFKRAAEELLDMGPQAVLIKGGHLDATHTQITDYLMWRTIEDGLEVVQTKEFKHYRVNTANTHGTGCSLASAIATYLADGHDLSHAVAKAIAYVEAGLEAGRFLSIGEGPGPLWHMHDFYPTALLDEKDKY; encoded by the coding sequence ATGAAATCACAACTTCCTACTTCTGTGCAGATCCCTAAGGTACTGACTATTGCTGGGTCAGATAGTGGCGGCGGGGCGGGGCTCCAAGCTGACCTCAAGGTCATTACTGCCTTGGGTGGCTATGGTATGTCTGTTATTACCGCCATTACCGCCCAAAACACCTTGGGTGTTACGCGGATTCAGGATGTGGATCTTGATGTGGTTGAGTCTCAAATTGATGCTGTTTTATTAGATATTGGTGTCGATATTGTCAAAATTGGCATGTTGGCAAGCCCGGAAATAGTAAAAACTGTTGCCAAATCTTTACGCAAACACGGCGTAAAACGCATTGTTCTTGATCCGGTATTACGTGCTACTTCCGGCGCAAGTTTGGGGGGTGACGATACTGCGCAGGCCATGATCTCCGAATTATTTCCACTTTCTATATTGGTTACGCCTAATTTAGATGAGGCATCACTTTTGCTTGGTCGTGATATTGCCGGTCCCAATGAATTTAAGCGGGCTGCCGAAGAATTGCTCGATATGGGGCCGCAAGCGGTATTGATTAAAGGTGGACATCTTGATGCCACACACACTCAAATTACAGACTACTTAATGTGGCGCACTATCGAGGATGGTTTGGAAGTAGTTCAGACAAAAGAATTCAAACACTATCGCGTCAATACGGCAAACACCCATGGCACGGGTTGTTCATTGGCATCTGCAATTGCTACATATTTGGCAGATGGCCATGATCTGAGTCATGCGGTTGCAAAGGCAATTGCCTATGTAGAGGCAGGATTAGAGGCAGGTCGTTTCTTAAGCATAGGCGAAGGTCCTGGACCTTTATGGCATATGCATGACTTCTATCCAACCGCGCTACTGGATGAAAAAGATAAGTACTAA
- the thiE gene encoding thiamine phosphate synthase, translated as MSLIRDLADQIVAAHRNADLCIPIPAFSLNTPPPQIDNEAAVDHYELAGALAAIEMGFIESDAKTLGKAWSRMTLQDGGFNPFKWPNRPEHFDLLPWTRNMNPNAFKECPKRLGLYGVMPDSDWVKRMVDAEIPTVQLRFKSEDKSKIRKQIKESVAAVKDSKTLLFINDYWQEAIDAGAYGVHLGQEDMEAADLDEIRAAGLRLGLSTHGYAELAYADRFCPSYIAMGAVFPTNLKKMPTAPQGLGRLYQYAKLMSHYPLVAIGGIDQDSIHAVAKSGVGSVAVVRAITQAKDPKAAVKQLQDLMQA; from the coding sequence ATGAGTCTGATTCGTGATCTTGCCGACCAAATAGTTGCAGCGCATCGTAATGCAGATCTATGCATTCCAATTCCAGCCTTCAGCTTAAATACACCACCGCCACAAATTGATAATGAAGCAGCAGTCGATCATTACGAGCTAGCTGGCGCTTTGGCTGCTATTGAAATGGGATTTATTGAATCTGACGCCAAAACTCTTGGCAAAGCTTGGTCACGTATGACTTTGCAAGATGGCGGCTTTAACCCTTTTAAATGGCCTAACAGACCAGAGCACTTTGATTTGCTGCCATGGACTCGCAATATGAACCCTAATGCGTTCAAAGAGTGTCCTAAACGCTTAGGTTTATATGGTGTGATGCCTGATTCTGATTGGGTAAAACGCATGGTTGACGCAGAGATTCCGACGGTGCAATTACGTTTTAAATCTGAAGATAAGTCTAAGATTAGAAAACAAATTAAAGAATCTGTTGCCGCAGTTAAAGATAGCAAAACACTGCTATTTATTAATGATTATTGGCAAGAAGCAATTGATGCTGGTGCATATGGCGTGCATTTAGGTCAAGAAGACATGGAAGCCGCTGACTTAGATGAGATTCGAGCGGCAGGTTTGCGTTTAGGCTTAAGTACCCATGGATACGCAGAGCTTGCATATGCCGATCGTTTTTGTCCAAGCTATATTGCTATGGGTGCAGTGTTTCCGACAAACCTCAAGAAGATGCCTACTGCTCCTCAAGGACTTGGACGCCTATATCAATACGCCAAGTTAATGAGCCACTATCCCCTGGTAGCCATTGGAGGCATTGATCAAGATAGCATTCATGCAGTGGCTAAGAGTGGCGTTGGATCGGTAGCTGTAGTGAGGGCTATCACGCAAGCCAAGGACCCCAAGGCTGCAGTGAAACAATTGCAAGATTTGATGCAAGCTTAA
- a CDS encoding thiazole synthase, with amino-acid sequence MNAPLPSKLNSADTLVLYGESFASRLLLGTSRYPSPQVLENAVRISNPAMITVSLRRQGTSTAEAHSGFWDLLKKMAVPVLPNTAGCHSPQEVITTAQMAREVFETDWIKLELIGDDYTLQPDVLRLVQTAETLIKDGFKVLPYCTEDLILCQRLVDVGCQAVMPWAAPIGTGQGPLNPYAMKLLRDRLKVPLLVDAGLGLPSHACTVMEWGFDGVLLNTAVALADDPVVMAKSFAMAVDAGRAAYLSGAMKPQESAQASTPLVGTPFWHHS; translated from the coding sequence ATGAACGCTCCATTACCCAGCAAGCTTAATAGCGCCGATACTCTTGTACTGTATGGCGAGAGCTTTGCTAGCCGTTTATTGCTGGGCACCTCACGCTACCCTTCTCCACAAGTTTTGGAAAATGCTGTTCGCATCTCCAATCCCGCCATGATTACAGTCAGCTTGCGTCGCCAGGGCACCTCAACGGCTGAAGCGCATAGTGGCTTTTGGGATTTACTCAAAAAGATGGCTGTACCTGTTTTGCCAAATACCGCTGGTTGCCATAGCCCCCAAGAAGTCATCACAACCGCACAAATGGCACGTGAAGTTTTTGAAACTGATTGGATTAAGTTAGAGCTCATTGGCGATGACTACACCTTACAGCCTGATGTTTTGCGTTTGGTGCAAACAGCTGAGACTTTAATCAAAGATGGCTTCAAAGTTCTGCCGTATTGCACCGAAGATCTCATTTTGTGTCAACGTCTTGTGGATGTCGGTTGCCAAGCAGTAATGCCATGGGCTGCACCCATTGGAACTGGCCAGGGACCATTAAACCCATACGCCATGAAACTCTTGCGCGATCGTTTGAAGGTGCCGCTCTTAGTTGATGCTGGCTTAGGCCTCCCTTCTCACGCATGCACGGTCATGGAATGGGGTTTTGATGGTGTACTACTCAATACTGCTGTTGCATTAGCTGATGATCCTGTAGTCATGGCCAAGTCCTTTGCTATGGCTGTGGATGCAGGACGTGCAGCCTATTTATCGGGCGCCATGAAACCACAAGAATCCGCTCAAGCCAGTACGCCATTGGTAGGCACGCCTTTTTGGCACCATTCGTAA
- the thiS gene encoding sulfur carrier protein ThiS, with amino-acid sequence MRVIVNKVEYDLPSQSLVSDALALIDAKPPYAVAVNLNFVPKTKHAEFVLNENDQIEIIAPVTGG; translated from the coding sequence ATGCGCGTGATCGTTAATAAAGTGGAGTATGACTTGCCAAGTCAAAGCTTGGTGAGCGATGCGCTGGCATTGATTGACGCGAAGCCACCCTACGCTGTTGCCGTGAATCTGAATTTTGTACCTAAGACAAAGCATGCTGAGTTTGTCTTAAATGAGAATGACCAAATTGAAATAATCGCCCCCGTTACTGGTGGGTGA